One Aegilops tauschii subsp. strangulata cultivar AL8/78 chromosome 7, Aet v6.0, whole genome shotgun sequence genomic window carries:
- the LOC109743351 gene encoding uncharacterized protein, with protein MECHSELSKAPPLTICDVQSDAESAIHTRPSSENVFTTPQKMYSAPFCRSSCTPECDDDIRPAIGMTFTDLNAAKDFYEAYAHHVGFSVRVGQHKTANGVITHKRFYCDREGFRQEQKGRCVWSFETPTEFEERWKEIMSEYGLEDDDWFSKRFSLRESWIPAYFKEIALSGLMRTTSSFGRTTS; from the exons ATGGAATGCCACAGTGAACTGAGCAAGGCTCCACCTTTGACTATTTGCGATGTCCAGTCTGATGCAGAATCAGCCATCCACACTAGACCAAGTTCGGAAAATGTATTCACCACCCCGCAGAAAATGTACAGTGCACCATTCTGT CGCTCATCTTGTACTCCAGAGTGTGATGATGACATTAGGCCAGCCATAGGGATGACCTTTACAGATTTGAACGCAGCCAAGGATTTCTATGAAGCTTATGCACATCATGTTGGTTTTTCAGTACGTGTAGGACAACATAAGACAGCCAATGGTGTCATTACTCACAAGCGTTTCTACTGTGATCGTGAAGGTTTCCGCCAGGAGCAGAAAG GTCGGTGTGTGTGGTCTTTTGAAACTCCTACCGAGTTTGAGGAACGATGGAAGGAAATTATGTCGGAGTATGGGCTGGAAGATGATGATTGGTTCAGTAAAAGGTTCAGCCTTCGAGAATCATGGATACCAGCTTACTTTAAAGAAATAGCTTTGTCAGGGCTTATGAGGACCACTTCAAG TTTTGGAAGAACAACGTCATAA